A stretch of Kyrpidia spormannii DNA encodes these proteins:
- a CDS encoding transposase produces MRALAAVIKTIRIGIHREVHRCKTEALEMTKDIYNQVIAFYMDFFTAHLNVLDEPVQVRKKDGTVKERTRTNQELLTFAEFHTLATKAHPNPGWPLDEHVPAAEGMPTELRRAAINQAIGKVRSWWSHLKTWEETAPDQRGREPRPGAPNEPVTFYAGMVEHPAYDLNPQKKKRHTFISLKLHTGQKWEKVSLPVVVHAQAEGLLAGSALEKERIARERKRSKTGQAGSGEEKGGSGAGTWVAKSLTVYGKRDKRYPGGMRYALHIPMEKSVDKPRKAEEQRRANPQMPVVAVDLGVGRLAVMGAFVEGRLAATRFVDGRALNHRRHRLLTVIHRKRKQSGRLQPGVQDNANLWNKIRNLDENAAKQTAVAIVRFAREHGARVIVFEHLRRYRPPKEKMSRSDRKNHKRAYWLRGQIMEWVRDLAFREGILTVERNPAYTSQVCPHCKVLGERNGSRFTCKNPNHRYNADADFVGMMNLYRKWTKTFVYPRKGDDPKPEVA; encoded by the coding sequence GTGAGGGCGCTGGCCGCGGTCATCAAGACGATCCGGATCGGGATTCACAGGGAGGTCCACCGGTGCAAGACGGAGGCGCTGGAGATGACCAAGGACATCTATAACCAGGTGATTGCGTTTTACATGGACTTTTTCACGGCCCATCTGAACGTGTTGGACGAGCCGGTTCAGGTTCGGAAGAAGGACGGGACGGTCAAAGAACGAACGCGCACCAACCAGGAACTGTTGACCTTCGCGGAGTTTCACACCCTGGCGACCAAAGCCCACCCGAACCCGGGGTGGCCGCTCGACGAACACGTTCCGGCGGCGGAGGGGATGCCGACGGAGTTGCGGCGGGCGGCGATCAACCAGGCTATCGGCAAGGTGCGGTCCTGGTGGAGCCACCTGAAAACTTGGGAGGAAACAGCACCGGACCAGCGCGGGCGGGAACCACGACCCGGCGCACCGAACGAACCGGTGACGTTTTATGCGGGGATGGTCGAGCACCCCGCGTATGACCTAAACCCGCAGAAGAAAAAGCGGCATACGTTCATTAGCCTGAAACTGCACACGGGGCAGAAGTGGGAAAAGGTGTCGCTGCCGGTGGTGGTTCATGCCCAGGCTGAAGGGCTTCTCGCCGGGTCCGCCCTGGAGAAAGAACGCATCGCTCGGGAAAGGAAACGTTCAAAGACGGGCCAGGCCGGTTCCGGCGAAGAAAAAGGGGGCTCCGGGGCTGGGACATGGGTGGCGAAATCCCTGACGGTGTACGGGAAGCGGGACAAACGATATCCAGGCGGGATGCGCTATGCGCTGCACATCCCGATGGAGAAATCCGTCGACAAACCCCGGAAGGCAGAGGAACAGCGCCGGGCAAACCCACAGATGCCGGTGGTCGCGGTGGACCTGGGCGTGGGCAGGCTGGCGGTAATGGGAGCGTTCGTGGAAGGGCGGCTGGCGGCCACGAGGTTCGTGGACGGCAGGGCCTTGAACCATCGCCGGCACCGGCTGTTGACCGTCATTCACCGCAAGCGGAAACAAAGCGGACGGCTCCAGCCGGGCGTCCAAGACAACGCGAACTTGTGGAACAAGATCCGGAACCTGGACGAAAATGCGGCCAAGCAGACGGCCGTGGCCATTGTCCGATTCGCGAGGGAGCACGGCGCAAGGGTGATCGTGTTCGAGCACCTGCGCCGGTACCGGCCGCCGAAAGAGAAGATGAGCCGGAGCGATCGGAAGAACCACAAACGGGCGTATTGGTTGCGCGGACAGATCATGGAATGGGTCCGGGACTTGGCGTTTCGGGAAGGGATTCTGACGGTGGAGCGCAACCCGGCCTATACCTCCCAGGTCTGTCCGCACTGCAAGGTGCTCGGGGAACGCAACGGCTCACGGTTCACATGCAAGAACCCGAACCACCGGTACAACGCGGACGCGGATTTTGTGGGGATGATGAACCTGTACAGGAAATGGACGAAGACATTCGTGTATCCCCGCAAAGGGGATGACCCAAAGCCAGAGGTTGCCTGA
- a CDS encoding ABC transporter ATP-binding protein produces MIEIRGLCKRYRRHWALRDLELTVETGMFGLLGPNGAGKTTLMRILATLLRPTSGEVRIDGISLRQNPDEIRKRIGYLPQFFQIYPQMTAWEFLDYVAVLKGWTDARKRREQVMEVVEQVHLADRVSDKVKTYSGGMRQRLGIAQALLGDPQVLIVDEPTAGLDPEERVRFRNLLATLALHKTVILSTHIVGDIESSCRRVGVLDQGRLVLAGSLGDLQAFAEGKVWEVRVGEERLPELARWQLISTRQEGSEVVCRVIADEPPLSGARTVEPTLEDGYLALLSRRGGDRR; encoded by the coding sequence GTGATCGAGATTCGAGGGCTGTGCAAACGCTACCGACGCCACTGGGCGCTCCGGGATTTGGAGTTAACCGTGGAGACCGGCATGTTCGGGTTGCTCGGCCCAAACGGTGCCGGCAAGACCACGCTGATGCGCATCCTGGCGACCCTGCTTCGGCCCACGTCCGGAGAAGTGCGGATCGACGGGATTTCACTACGGCAAAATCCGGACGAAATCCGGAAACGAATCGGCTATCTTCCTCAGTTTTTTCAGATCTACCCGCAAATGACCGCCTGGGAATTCCTGGATTACGTCGCGGTCCTGAAAGGGTGGACAGATGCCCGCAAGCGCCGGGAACAGGTGATGGAAGTTGTGGAGCAGGTTCACCTCGCCGATCGGGTGTCGGACAAAGTGAAGACCTACTCCGGCGGGATGCGCCAGAGGCTGGGCATTGCCCAGGCTCTCCTCGGCGATCCCCAAGTGTTGATTGTGGACGAACCCACGGCGGGGCTGGATCCCGAAGAGCGGGTGCGGTTCCGGAATCTGCTGGCCACCTTGGCGCTGCACAAGACGGTGATCCTGTCCACCCACATTGTCGGCGACATCGAAAGTTCCTGCCGCCGGGTGGGCGTGCTCGATCAGGGGAGGTTGGTGTTGGCCGGCAGTCTTGGGGACCTACAGGCTTTTGCCGAGGGGAAGGTCTGGGAGGTCCGGGTGGGGGAAGAGCGGCTGCCGGAGTTGGCCCGGTGGCAGCTGATCTCCACCCGCCAGGAGGGCAGCGAGGTGGTGTGCCGGGTGATTGCCGACGAGCCTCCGCTCTCTGGAGCGAGGACGGTGGAGCCCACCTTGGAAGACGGGTACTTGGCTCTTCTCAGCCGCAGGGGAGGGGATCGCCGGTGA